From one Eptesicus fuscus isolate TK198812 chromosome 21, DD_ASM_mEF_20220401, whole genome shotgun sequence genomic stretch:
- the LOC103297725 gene encoding sialic acid-binding Ig-like lectin 5, with protein MVPLLLLPLLWGGSLQQPPDYELRVQDSVTVQEGLCVHVPCSFSYPRSLGTSSSKVFTYWYREGDRTNRDAPVASTNPDKAVNPGTQGRFLLADRTTNDCSLQIRDARRSDAGRYYFRVEIGIPDYNYQGYFLGYTFQGYSYQDKTLYLQVTALTEKPHIRIPEPLESGRPTQLACSLPGACEGGRPLTFSWAGAAVDSLDPRTLSSSVLTFTPRPRDHGTNLTCQVQVQGSSVATQRTIRLNVSYATGNLTIGVSFRKDTAFKNLQNTSLTILEGEDLRLHCLADSNPPAELSWFRGSPGLNATPISSTAILELPRVGPAQEGEFTCQAGHPLGPQSVSLSLSVVYPPQLLGPSCSWEYQGLHCSCSSRAQPAPSLRWRLGAGLLEGNHGNGSHVVTSSSEGPWTNSSLRLNDGLSPDLRLSCEARNVHGAQSASVLLLPGKAVSQVGLVPAALGGAGAMALLSLCLCLLFFCIVKARKRQAAGRQKVTNDEDPVMGTVTWGSKKNLQPDGPPDQASPAEKGPLSGEQQELYYANLTFEGMKPREPRDQAATSTHEYSEIKRAGK; from the exons ATGgtgcccctgctgctgctgcccctgctgtggGGGG GGTCCCTACAGCAGCCACCAGACTATGAGCTCCGAGTGCAGGATTCGGTGACGGTGCAGGAGGGTCTGTGTGTCCACGTGCCCTGCTCCTTCTCCTACCCGAGGAGTTTGGGGACTTCCTCTAGCAAAGTCTTCACCTACTGGTACCGGGAGGGGGACAGAACAAACCGTGATGCTCCTGTGGCCTCGACCAACCCAGATAAAGCAGTGAACCCGGGGACCCAAGGCCGCTTCCTCCTGGCGGACCGCACGACCAACGACTGTTCCCTGCAAATCAGAGACGCCAGGAGGAGTGACGCAGGACGCTACTACTTCCGAGTGGAGATAGGAATTCCTGACTATAATTACCAAGGATATTTCCTAGGATATACCTTCCAAGGATATAGTTACCAAGACAAGACGCTGTATTTGCAGGTGACAG CCCTGACAGAGAAACCCCACATCCGTATTCCGGAGCCTCTGGAGTCCGGCCGCCCCACACAGCTGGCCTGCAGCCTGCCCGGGGCCTGCGAAGGGGGACGACCTCTCACCTTCTCCTGGGCGGGAGCCGCTGTGGACTCGCTGGACCCCCGGACCCTCAGCTCCTCGGTGCTCACCTTCACCCCGAGGCCCCGGGACCATGGCACCAACCTCACCTGTCAGGTCCAAGTCCAAGGATCTTCGGTGGCCACGCAGAGAACCATCCGGCTCAATGTCTCCT ATGCCACAGGGAACCTCACAATAGGCGTCTCCTTCAGAAAGGACACAG CCTTTAAGAATCTGCAAAACACATCCCTTACCATCCTGGAAGGCGAGGATTTGAGACTGCATTGTTTGGCTGACAGCAACCCCCCTGCAGAGCTGAGCTGGTTccgggggtccccaggcctgaaCGCCACCCCCATCTCCAGCACCGCGATCCTGGAGCTGCCTCGCGTGGGGCCTGCACAGGAAGGAGAGTTCACCTGCCAAGCTGGGCACCCGCTGGGCCCCCAAAGTGTCTCTCTCAGCCTCTCCGTGGTCT ACCCCCCGCAGCTGCTGGGACCCTCCTGCTCCTGGGAGTACCAGGGTCTGCACTgcagctgctcctccagggcccagccggccccctccctgcgctggcggctgggggcgggactgcTGGAGGGGAACCATGGCAACGGCTCCCACGTGGTCACCTCCAGCTCAGAGGGGCCCTGGACCAACAGCTCCCTGAGGCTCAATGATGGGCTCAGCCCTGACCTCAGACTCAGCTGCGAGGCCCGGAATGTGCACGGGGCCCAGAGCGCCTCTGTCCTGCTGCTGCCAG GGAAGGCGGTGTCCCAGGTGGGACTGGTTCCTGCGGCTCTTGGAGGTGCTGGTGCCATGGCCCTGCTGTCCCTATGCTTGTGTCTCCTCTTCTTTTGCAT AGTGAAAGCCCGCAAGAGGCAAGCAGCCGGGAGACAAAAGGTCACGAATGATGAAGACCCGGTCATGGGCACAGTCACCTGG GGTTCCAAGAAAAACCTCCAGCCAGACGGGCCCCCAGACCAAGCGTCACCTGCTGAGAAGGGCCCTCTGTCGGGGGAGCAACAGGAGCTCTACTACGCCAACCTCACCTTTGAAGGCATGAAGCCACGGGAGCCTCGGGACCAGGCGGCCACCAGCACCCACGAGTACTCAGAGATCAAGCGCGCAGGCAAATGA